Part of the Triticum aestivum cultivar Chinese Spring chromosome 4D, IWGSC CS RefSeq v2.1, whole genome shotgun sequence genome is shown below.
ccgccgccgccgacggcggcCCCGCCCCCTCCGCGGCGCCGGTCGACGCGCTCTTCCTCCAGAACCTGATGAGCCGCGTCCAGCTCCGCCCGCCCTTCCTCGACACCAACTCCTTCCTCACCCAGGACCTCGACGACTTCCTCCTCAACGAGTTCGCCGCGCTCACCGCCGCGACGGGCGAGTCCGACGATGAAGACGACGAAGAAGGGGAGGACGGCGGCCTCTCCGACGGGGAGGCCTCCGGGGAGGCCAGGCGGCGCCGGATGCTCTCGCGGGAGGAGGCCAAGCTGGAGAAGGAGATCGTCAGGAtggtgctcgccggcgacggggacgcCCTTAAGCCCAACTCGGGCCAGTCCGTTGCCGTCGGCGACCACCACGTCTGCGTCGGGTTCCACGACGAGGCCGGCGGGGAGTACCGCGTGTGGGAGTGGCACGGCCACGTCATGCTCTTTGACGACGAGGACGGCTACTCCGCCGAGTACATCTACGGGAACCACTTCGAGCCGCTCGCTGCCGCCGCTGCCAGGGCCAAGCAGaaggagaaagagaagagagagaaggacCTGACCTCGGGCCTTCGGGATTTGATTGTGGGTGATGGGGACAGTGCCAATGGCTTGAATTTGAATGGCAATGGCGGAGGCCCCAGGGTGGTGCGCAGGAACGTGGTAAATGCCCCTGCAGCAGCGCCTGCAAGGTAATCCTTTCTAGCAGTCCACCGGGCTGCTCGAAGTGAATGCATCAATACCAGGGGCAGAGCCAATAAAGTTTAATCTTTTTTCTCTAATGCATGTTTAAGCGGTCTCTTTTGATCTAAGGAGAAAGGCTCTGTAATTCACTTTTGGCATGATATACACAATGTGCCCACTGGGTTTTGGGATGGAGTTTTTATTCAACACTACAAATATGTGCTGTTTCTTGAGTTAGCTCATTTTTTTCTCCTCGTATGAATCTACCAGGATACAGATTGGAGATAACACATAAGCCTCTGCTAATTACTTGTCAATATTTGTTCATACTTACTTCACATCCTCTTGTTTACTTGTTATACACTTATACTGCTGCAAGCCTGTAAGTGCATTGGAACTTTTATAACTTACGTTAGCGGTGAAATTGTAGTGGTTAGTACCACCAGGTGATTATGTCTAAAGCCTAGAAGAGTGAGGAGCACCTTTAATCTACTCTCTTATAGAGGTAATAATGTATTTATGGGGAAAGGGCAAAGAGATCAAACATAGGTAGACCACTTCGGTGAAACACTGTTTAGTTGTTGTCCACTTTGGTGTGAGTCGAACTGAATTTCCTCTTAGTGACCTATTCTGATACTAACCTTGAACAcaattgatgaagatgggccagaATTATTTTTTAATCCCCTGATTCGACCTTTGGATTTTCCGACTATGTAATTGTACTGGTGATCATTCCCCAAGGAAACTCAGTAGGATTGTTTGTTTTTCTTGCCTAAAGCCTGAATAAGAATAATGGATTTGGGTTGCATTTCATCATCTCATTGCTCCTTCGTTTCATTATCAATGATCTTTAGATGGTTTCTAGAGCTGTTGGTTGGCCCTAAAATCCTCTTGAATGTTCAAAACTCTACTGGTGACAATGTTCATATTGTGTTGGTCTTACTGAACTGTACTGCACTTGTGCTTCTCGATTTTCGGAGTTACAACTTCAGTTGTTACTTGCTAGTGTAAGGTTTAGTGACAAAGTCCCTTTCTGACCCTTATCTTGTGGGAGGGCTATACTTATGTACAGATATATTAAATTAACTAAATTGTATTTGTTGTCCACAGCTTCTGTAATGTTTGACTTTCTTAAAGCCTGAGATATATGCGCCCTTTCTGATCCTTATCTTGTGGGAGGGCTATACTTAATCTTCTAAACCTCAAAGGTTTTGCTGCGTTTCCCGATAGCCTGAAGATATATTCACCCTATTCTGACTGCTGGCTGTGTTTTGCTTCCAGAGATGTTGAAGTGGTCTACATGCATATCTTGTTGGAGGGCTATACTTAAGTGAACTAAATTGGTTTTGTTGCCCACAGGCCACGGCTTATGTAATGTTTGACTTTCAGTGAAGAGTTTAATAAATCTTCAATCAAGATTTAGATAGAGAAATGTTTTACAAGCCTGTGCTGAAAATCAAATAGACATGCATCTCACTCTATCATAGTACTGGTCATGAAAATATGCAATACTAGAATTTTTTACTCTTTTAGTGAACTATTTCTAAATCCATTCTAGTTATCAAGGGCCTGATATTTATGGTAGGAGGTGCTGATTGTTATTATTGGTCATATAGGGCTTTGGTAATTTAGTCTATCCTTGACGGAGACACCTGAACTCCTATCATTTGACTATTCAAGCTTTCAGTTCTGTTCCGTCACCGAAAATCGACAACAAGGATGTCCTGCATAAGAGTCAAGATTCTCTTTACTATAAACCAAGAGCTTCGCAAATCGAGTATCTTATCTGACATATCAATCGTTGAGCTTTACTCTATATTTAGTTACCTTGCATCTTCCAAATCTGTGTTTGCTGCCGTAATGCATAAAGGTTATTGTTTCGAGTCACTTTCGTGTATGATTAGCTGTGTATCTATATGGTTTCTTCCAAGTCTGATAATTTGCTTCATTTAGATGCCGCCTGCATTTCAAAATGGGTTAGCCTGCACGCAATGTTTTTCTCTGCGGTGACTTCAGTCTTatgtctttgtcttgtgtagcTTGGGTGCCCTGGTTGCACTTTCGACTATCCATGTGAAAGTCAAATGGGTTAGCCTTCACGCTTTGTTCTTCCTATTTTTTGCCATCTATCTCTGCATCATTTTTCTTGTCTGCCGCCTTGTAGTTAAGTGAGATGTATGCGTTACGTCATCCTGGCTGTCTTAGTTTGGTGTAATGATCTGTACTGGCAAGGTATAATCTACCTGAAACTCTTGAGTCGTTTGTctcttactccctctgtaaagaaatataagagcgtttagatcactactttagtgatctaaacgctcttatatttctttacgaatgGAGTACCTTGTTTCCCCTGGTCACCCACCTGCTTCCATATATGTGTATGGAGGGCGAACGATCTTCCAGCGTTATGGAATGTGGCATATTTTCTGGTTGAATGAACCTGCCACGTAGATGAATCCTGATTCTCCTGGGCAGTATCAGCCAAATGCAAGCTTTCTAGGCACAAGATTTCGATGATACGAATCACGACACTGGGCTCGTTTGCCCTCTTCTGCTTACATGTTATGTGCATAGATTAAGAGCTTTGCAGTAGGTTAAGCCTGAAGTGGTTGATACCACAGTCGCCCTGGTCAATGTGGGGCATGTATATGTCATTTAGCACCGCTGAATCAATACTCTAACCCTTGATTTGTCACGCGATGAAACGGTTCTCTGTGATAACCACGAACCGAGTCAAATTTCGTTCTCCATTCTTTTATCTTGCAAATCATAGCTTGGTGAAAACAATTGCCGTCTGATCTGCTGCAGATAGAGGAGGAGGCCAAGGGCTGAGCTACAGTTGTGGACTTGTCAGCATGAACTATTCTAGGTTACTAAGACGGCACGCGTGAAGGCGACTGCTTCTTATAACTTGCTAAAGCAGGCGAGGGGACACGGTCGGAAATCACGCACCGGAAAAACTTGACGTGAAACCGCGTCTGGGATCAAATGAAGTGGTGAAATTTGTCTAGCAGTTaccccctctgtaaagaaatataaacactcttataCTCTTTTTTTATGGAGGGAGTACCAAAAAGGCTTGGGTTCTAGTAGTAGTCTCTTCTTTTCAACTTGGTCTTGAAACGGCAGGCCGCAGGCGTTAACTTCTTGACTTGGTGCATCTATTTGTTGAGCCTGATCTATCCTTTTTTAGCCACTGCAACCGCGCGTTTGCGTTTCTTCCACAACACATTGATGTCTCTGTGCACGCCACCGTGTTCAGGGGAAAACGCTGGATTTCGAGTCTGGGCGTGAGAGGACCGAGCGAGCGTCTATGTTTGGCAGCATATTTTGCTGCGTTTTTGAACAAAACAAAGTGCCGGATGCGGAATATTGGCATTCACATTTTGTTTCTGGCTAACAAATGCAGTTAGTACAACTTGCACAATtcatttggatcggagggagtataccGTTGATGAACGCATCAAAGTTATTGTAGCTAACTGACGTCAATgaagtttcctttttcttttccttgagAGGATTATTAAGATCTTCTTTTTTATACTGCGAGGTGGTAGCGTCTGCCTTCCAAGCGATCTGCTCTGCTTCGAGGCTCGGCCGATCCAAGCCGTTGAAACTTCACAAAcattctttcaaaaaaaaaaaacttcaaaaaCACTCTTCCTTGTCGCGACGAAAGCTGCGATCGGCTGCTGTTTTGGCGCCTCATGAGCTGTGATGTCTCAGGAAAACAAGCGAGGCCATCGCAGCTCAAACAGAAACGCGATGCTTAAACAAACAATGGGGCCGGGCCGGCCTTGGCCCCGCGGCTCGGTCTCGGGTGTCTGGTCCATCGGCCGCCATAAAAAACACTGTGCCGCAGCCTCGAACTGACCCTGACACGATAAAGAAACCAAACCCTTGGTGAGTTGGGACAGCGGTCAACCGGacacggaccggcgtcccgacacTCGTCAGCCGTCACGACGGCAGGACAAGCGCCCTGCGCCAAAAAAATCTCGTTTTCTAGCACTACATGACATTGCCAAAGCCGCGCAGTTGGCTCGGTAACAGTAGATGATAGAATGCCAACAGATGGTAACGCATTTGCAACAGTGATTGGATCAGATCAGCCTTGAGCCAATCATCATGCCAGTAGTACTAATGACATCTGCGTGTAATAAGTCAATGCATGTTAGTAGTATGTGGGTTGAACGGCCATGAACGGCCGGGGCTTGGATTTATTTACGAGAACCGGGAGGGGTGGTGGCCCTGCTATTTAAGGATGATGAGGTATAATGGCCTTCTCCATCCCGTGTTCCCGTGAGCTCCTTTGATTTCCTTGGCGTCTCTCCTCTCTCTCACGTGTTTATTTTGGCAAGCTAcgtactactactactgctgcaaTTCCAGGAGAAGAGTGAAAACGGCAGGAGACGAAGAGGGGAAGGCAAAAGCAACCCACGCATTTATATATAGGTGCACCTCGGACTACTACTTAATTAGCGGAGTAGTTGGAATGAACTGCTAGCAGAGCGgcttctctcctcttctcttctcctctACACATGAGCCTTACGGTTTcatccttcttcctctccttctgCATTGCAGAGCGACGTTGAGGAGCAGGTTGTTTATTAGTGTTTTCTTCATCTTGTTGTGGTGGATTCTgaatcttcttctttcttcctcttccacTTCTCGTGC
Proteins encoded:
- the LOC123097866 gene encoding uncharacterized protein isoform X1, whose translation is MAPPSPQPPRPSAAADGGPAPSAAPVDALFLQNLMSRVQLRPPFLDTNSFLTQDLDDFLLNEFAALTAATGESDDEDDEEGEDGGLSDGEASGEARRRRMLSREEAKLEKEIVRMVLAGDGDALKPNSGQSVAVGDHHVCVGFHDEAGGEYRVWEWHGHVMLFDDEDGYSAEYIYGNHFEPLAAAAARAKQKEKEKREKDLTSGLRDLIVGDGDSANGLNLNGNGGGPRVVRRNVVNAPAAAPAR
- the LOC123097866 gene encoding uncharacterized protein isoform X2 → MAPPSPQPPRPSAAADGGPAPSAAPVDALFLQNLMSRVQLRPPFLDTNSFLTQDLDDFLLNEFAALTAATGESDDEDDEEGEDGGLSDGEASGEARRRRMLSREEAKLEKEIVRMVLAGDGDALKPNSGQSVAVGDHHVCVGFHDEAGGEYRVWEWHGHVMLFDDEDGYSAEYIYGNHFEPLAAAAARAKQKEKEKREKDLTSGLRDLIVGDGDSANGLNLNGNGGGPRVVRRNVVNAPAAAPAR